In the Lascolabacillus massiliensis genome, one interval contains:
- the ahpF gene encoding alkyl hydroperoxide reductase subunit F, protein MLDNSLKEQLKAIFANLESEYQFDIYASQDHESYSELVELLEDVVASSPKFSLKINEGNYIAFNLLKNGEETGVVFRGIPNGHEFTSLLLAVLNSDGKGKNQPDEFIRKRVESLKGKINLTTYVSLTCTNCPDVVQALNLMAIINPDITHEMVDGAIYKEEVESLKIQAVPAVYADGELLHVGRGEFGTLLTKLEEKYGVVEKETTDSEIRRFDVLVVGGGPAGASAAIYSARKGLNVAVLAQTVGGQVKETTGIENMISVPQTTGEKLTVDLRKHMEEYPISILEHRIVEKVEVDGNEKIVHVKGGERFATGALIIATGANWKKLNVPGEADHIGKGVAFCVHCDGPFYKDKHVAVIGGGNSGIEAAIDLAAICSKVTVFEFLDELKADKVLQEKVASLPNVELFLSSQTMEVLGDGNKVSGLKVKDRKTEEERVVDVDGVFIQIGLAPNSSVFKGVVNVNRFGEIETDSHCRTNVPGIYAAGDVTTVPYKQIIISMGEGAKAALTAFDDRIRGVLS, encoded by the coding sequence ATGCTCGACAATTCATTAAAAGAACAATTAAAAGCAATTTTTGCAAATTTAGAATCAGAATATCAATTTGATATATATGCATCTCAGGATCATGAAAGCTATAGTGAACTGGTTGAGCTGCTGGAGGATGTAGTTGCAAGTTCACCAAAGTTTTCTCTGAAAATAAATGAAGGAAACTACATTGCATTCAATCTGCTGAAAAATGGAGAAGAGACAGGTGTGGTCTTCAGAGGTATACCCAATGGTCATGAATTTACTTCACTTCTGTTGGCCGTGCTGAATAGTGATGGCAAAGGGAAAAATCAACCTGACGAATTTATAAGAAAGAGGGTAGAATCATTAAAGGGAAAGATTAATCTTACAACTTATGTTTCACTAACATGTACAAATTGCCCGGATGTTGTACAGGCCCTTAATCTCATGGCAATTATCAATCCTGATATAACACATGAGATGGTTGACGGTGCAATTTATAAGGAGGAGGTTGAATCATTGAAGATTCAGGCTGTACCTGCTGTATATGCTGATGGAGAACTGCTTCATGTGGGCAGGGGTGAATTTGGAACACTATTGACTAAACTTGAAGAGAAGTATGGTGTTGTAGAAAAAGAGACCACTGATTCGGAAATCAGGAGGTTTGATGTTTTAGTTGTAGGTGGAGGTCCTGCAGGCGCTTCTGCGGCAATATACTCTGCACGAAAGGGGCTGAATGTGGCAGTGCTGGCTCAGACAGTAGGAGGACAGGTAAAGGAAACTACTGGAATCGAGAATATGATTTCAGTACCCCAGACAACTGGAGAAAAACTTACTGTTGATCTTAGAAAACATATGGAGGAGTATCCTATCTCGATTCTTGAGCATAGAATTGTTGAGAAAGTTGAGGTAGATGGTAATGAGAAAATTGTACATGTTAAAGGGGGTGAGCGGTTTGCAACTGGTGCTCTTATAATTGCAACTGGTGCTAACTGGAAAAAGCTTAATGTTCCCGGAGAAGCTGATCATATTGGTAAAGGGGTTGCATTCTGTGTGCATTGTGACGGACCGTTTTATAAAGATAAGCATGTAGCTGTTATAGGTGGAGGAAACTCAGGTATTGAGGCTGCAATTGATTTAGCTGCAATATGTTCAAAGGTTACTGTATTTGAGTTTCTTGATGAACTTAAAGCTGATAAGGTGCTACAGGAGAAAGTTGCCTCTTTGCCAAATGTAGAACTGTTTTTAAGCTCTCAAACAATGGAGGTGCTTGGCGATGGTAATAAAGTTAGCGGTTTGAAAGTGAAAGACAGAAAAACTGAAGAGGAGAGGGTTGTAGATGTAGATGGGGTATTTATACAGATAGGGCTAGCCCCAAACAGTTCTGTTTTTAAAGGTGTTGTTAATGTTAACAGATTCGGAGAAATAGAGACAGATTCTCATTGTCGCACTAATGTTCCGGGTATATATGCAGCGGGTGATGTTACAACTGTACCTTACAAGCAGATTATAATCTCCATGGGTGAAGGAGCTAAAGCTGCCCTTACTGCTTTTGATGACAGAATTAGAGGTGTTTTATCTTAA
- the ahpC gene encoding alkyl hydroperoxide reductase subunit C, whose protein sequence is MQPIINSRIPEFKVQAYHNGEFKTITDKDTLGKWSVFFFYPADFTFVCPTELVDVAEKYEYLQSIGVEVYSVSTDSHFTHKAWHDTSESINKIKYPMLADHTGELSRAFGVLNEEDYLAYRGTFVANPEGIVKVLEVNDGPIGRNAAELVRKIEAAQFVAEHKDEVCPAKWEKGKETLKPSIDLVGKI, encoded by the coding sequence ATGCAACCTATTATTAATTCAAGAATTCCGGAATTCAAAGTACAAGCTTACCACAATGGTGAGTTCAAAACAATTACAGATAAGGACACATTAGGTAAATGGTCGGTATTTTTCTTCTATCCAGCCGACTTCACTTTCGTATGCCCTACAGAACTTGTAGACGTTGCAGAAAAGTATGAATACCTGCAATCAATCGGAGTGGAGGTATATTCTGTTAGTACAGACTCTCATTTCACTCATAAGGCATGGCATGATACATCAGAGAGCATAAATAAAATTAAGTATCCTATGCTGGCTGATCATACAGGTGAGTTAAGCCGTGCGTTTGGCGTACTTAACGAAGAAGATTATCTGGCCTACAGAGGAACATTTGTTGCTAATCCTGAGGGTATTGTGAAAGTACTTGAGGTGAATGACGGACCAATTGGACGTAATGCTGCAGAACTCGTACGCAAAATAGAGGCTGCTCAGTTTGTGGCTGAACATAAAGATGAAGTTTGTCCTGCTAAATGGGAAAAAGGTAAGGAAACCCTTAAACCAAGCATTGATCTTGTAGGAAAAATTTAA
- the typA gene encoding translational GTPase TypA gives MYDIRNIAIIAHVDHGKTTLVDKMLLAGHLFRENQQTDELILDNNELERERGITILSKNVSIKYGDTKINIIDTPGHADFGGEVERVLNMADGCLLVVDAFEGPMPQTRFVLQKALEIGLKPILVINKVDKPNCRPEEVQEEVFDLMFSLDATEEQLDFPTIYGSAKQGWMSDDWKKPSENIIPLLDAIVKHIPAPKVLEGTPQMLITSLDYSNYVGRIAVGRVHRGTIFNGKDYALCKRDGSIKRIRIKELDIFEGLGRTKVNEVNSGDICALIGIEGFEIGDTITDIDKPEPLDPIAIDEPTMSMLFTINNSPFFGQDGKYVTSRHIYERLMRELDKNLALRVEETESSDSWIVYGRGVLHLSVLIETMRREGYELQVGQPQVIIKEKHGEKHEPVEQLTINLPEEYSSKIIDVVTRRKGELLTMESKGDRMHMEFVIPSRGIIGLNNIVLTLSAGEAIMAHRFLEFQPWKGEIEKRQNGSIIAGESGNAYAYALDKLQDRGHFFIYPQTDVYAGQVVGEQNKEGDLVVNVTKSKKLTNVRASGSDDKAQLAPPVIFSLEEALEYIKDDEYVEVTPKHMRIRKILLDENDRKRASKKS, from the coding sequence ATGTATGACATCCGAAATATCGCCATTATCGCACACGTTGATCATGGTAAAACAACCCTGGTTGATAAAATGTTGCTGGCAGGACACCTATTCAGAGAAAACCAGCAAACAGATGAGCTGATTTTAGATAATAATGAGCTTGAACGCGAACGTGGTATTACAATACTTTCCAAAAACGTTTCAATAAAATATGGAGACACAAAAATCAACATAATTGATACTCCGGGACACGCCGATTTTGGAGGTGAGGTTGAACGTGTACTTAACATGGCTGATGGTTGTCTGCTTGTTGTTGATGCATTTGAAGGACCAATGCCTCAAACAAGGTTTGTGTTGCAGAAAGCTTTGGAAATTGGACTGAAACCCATATTGGTTATTAATAAAGTTGACAAGCCCAACTGCCGTCCTGAAGAGGTTCAGGAAGAGGTATTCGATTTAATGTTTAGTCTGGATGCAACTGAGGAGCAACTTGATTTCCCTACGATATATGGTTCTGCAAAACAGGGATGGATGTCTGATGACTGGAAAAAACCTTCAGAAAATATCATACCACTGCTGGATGCTATTGTTAAACATATCCCTGCTCCAAAAGTATTGGAGGGTACACCGCAAATGCTAATTACATCTCTCGACTATTCTAACTATGTTGGAAGGATAGCTGTAGGCAGAGTACACAGAGGCACAATTTTCAATGGTAAAGATTATGCACTTTGCAAACGTGATGGTAGTATTAAGAGAATACGTATAAAAGAACTTGATATTTTTGAAGGATTAGGCCGTACAAAAGTAAACGAGGTAAACTCGGGCGATATATGTGCATTAATTGGAATTGAAGGATTCGAAATTGGAGATACAATTACAGATATAGATAAACCTGAACCACTTGATCCAATTGCTATTGATGAGCCAACCATGTCTATGTTATTCACAATAAACAACTCTCCATTTTTTGGTCAGGATGGTAAATATGTAACTTCAAGACATATTTATGAAAGATTAATGCGTGAACTTGACAAAAACCTTGCTTTGAGAGTGGAAGAGACTGAAAGCTCAGACTCATGGATAGTTTACGGTCGCGGTGTACTACACCTCTCTGTCCTTATAGAAACAATGCGTCGTGAAGGTTACGAGCTGCAGGTAGGTCAGCCCCAGGTAATCATCAAAGAGAAACATGGCGAAAAACATGAACCGGTGGAACAGTTAACAATAAACCTTCCTGAAGAGTATTCAAGTAAAATTATTGATGTTGTTACACGCCGAAAAGGTGAACTCCTTACCATGGAAAGTAAGGGTGACCGCATGCATATGGAGTTTGTGATTCCATCGAGAGGGATTATAGGCTTAAACAATATTGTACTAACCCTTTCAGCAGGTGAGGCTATTATGGCGCACCGATTCCTTGAATTTCAGCCCTGGAAAGGTGAAATTGAAAAAAGACAAAACGGTTCAATTATTGCTGGAGAATCAGGTAATGCTTATGCATATGCATTGGATAAACTGCAAGACAGAGGTCATTTTTTCATCTACCCACAAACAGATGTATATGCCGGTCAGGTAGTAGGAGAACAAAATAAAGAAGGCGACCTGGTAGTTAATGTTACCAAGTCAAAAAAACTTACCAACGTTCGTGCATCCGGTTCAGATGATAAAGCACAATTAGCTCCACCTGTTATCTTTAGTCTTGAAGAGGCTCTGGAATATATAAAGGATGATGAGTATGTTGAAGTCACTCCTAAACATATGCGAATAAGAAAAATACTTCTTGATGAAAACGATAGGAAAAGAGCATCAAAGAAATCTTAA
- the folE gene encoding GTP cyclohydrolase I FolE yields the protein MSSEELEKNKSIISDHMREILSLLGEDVSREGLIKTPDRVAKAMQYLTKGYWQSPEEILRSAQFKENYRQMVIVKDIDFFSMCEHHMLPFFGKAHVAYIPNGYVTGLSKIARVVDVFSRRLQVQERLTTQIKDCIQNTLNPMGVMVVIEAKHMCMQMRGVEKQNSITTTSDFTGIFREQKTREEFVNLINRK from the coding sequence ATGTCATCTGAAGAATTAGAAAAAAACAAATCCATTATTTCGGATCACATGAGAGAGATCCTCTCTCTGCTTGGCGAAGATGTTTCTCGCGAGGGACTTATTAAAACCCCGGACAGAGTAGCTAAGGCTATGCAATATCTGACTAAAGGTTATTGGCAGAGCCCTGAAGAGATACTTCGTTCTGCTCAGTTTAAGGAAAACTATCGCCAGATGGTAATTGTGAAGGATATCGACTTCTTTTCAATGTGTGAGCATCATATGCTGCCGTTTTTTGGTAAAGCGCATGTTGCATATATCCCCAATGGTTATGTCACCGGTCTAAGTAAGATAGCACGAGTGGTAGATGTCTTTTCAAGAAGACTGCAGGTGCAGGAGAGATTGACAACGCAGATTAAAGATTGTATTCAAAATACACTTAATCCTATGGGTGTGATGGTTGTTATTGAGGCTAAGCATATGTGTATGCAGATGCGTGGAGTAGAAAAGCAAAATTCAATTACTACTACATCAGACTTCACTGGTATATTCCGTGAGCAAAAAACAAGAGAGGAGTTTGTTAATCTTATTAATAGGAAATAA
- a CDS encoding SPOR domain-containing protein: MKYFPNHRILLIAIILLSAGVNAQTSLQKNEILEELNKDVQGKGDVTVYQDESISHILGRPVGPPRTVYTTADGAVQYYKTRGFKIQAFSGNNQRTSRDEANRKQSQINQLYPDLETVVLFESPFWRLRVGNFENRGEAEEALHKLRESFPSFGREMYIVVDEVKIPVN, encoded by the coding sequence ATGAAATATTTCCCAAACCATAGAATTCTTCTTATTGCAATAATTCTTCTATCTGCAGGTGTTAATGCACAAACATCATTACAAAAAAATGAGATTCTTGAAGAGTTGAACAAAGATGTTCAGGGTAAAGGAGATGTTACTGTTTATCAGGATGAGAGTATTTCTCATATACTGGGAAGACCAGTGGGGCCTCCAAGAACTGTATATACAACCGCAGACGGTGCAGTACAGTATTACAAAACAAGAGGTTTTAAAATACAGGCGTTCTCCGGCAATAACCAACGCACATCAAGAGATGAGGCTAACAGGAAGCAGAGCCAAATAAATCAGTTATATCCAGATCTGGAGACAGTGGTCCTATTTGAATCTCCTTTCTGGAGATTAAGGGTAGGTAATTTTGAAAACCGGGGAGAAGCAGAAGAGGCTTTGCATAAATTAAGAGAATCATTTCCATCATTTGGTAGAGAAATGTATATTGTTGTAGATGAGGTGAAAATACCTGTCAACTAA
- the tpiA gene encoding triose-phosphate isomerase has product MRKNIVAGNWKMNKTLQEGIQLAEELNEALKGKTVNCDVIIGTPFIHLAGVANVVDTTKIGVAAQNCADKESGAYTGEVSAAMVASTGAKYVILGHSERRAYYHETPEILKEKVLLALKNGLTPIFCIGEVLEERESEKHFEVVKSQIEESLFDLSAEDFGKLVLAYEPVWAIGTGKTATPDQAQEMHAFIRKTIAEKYGNEVAENCSILYGGSANAGNAKELFSNPDVDGGLIGGASLGVDKFMPIIEAF; this is encoded by the coding sequence ATGAGAAAGAATATTGTAGCAGGAAACTGGAAAATGAACAAAACCCTTCAGGAGGGAATTCAGCTTGCAGAAGAGTTAAACGAAGCACTGAAAGGCAAAACTGTAAATTGCGATGTAATTATTGGTACACCATTTATTCATCTTGCAGGAGTAGCAAATGTAGTTGATACAACAAAAATAGGAGTTGCAGCACAAAACTGTGCAGATAAAGAATCTGGTGCATATACCGGTGAAGTGTCTGCAGCAATGGTCGCTTCAACAGGAGCCAAATATGTTATTTTAGGTCATAGCGAACGCAGAGCATATTATCACGAAACCCCAGAAATACTTAAAGAAAAAGTATTGCTGGCTCTTAAAAACGGTCTTACACCAATATTCTGTATAGGTGAAGTGTTGGAAGAAAGAGAGTCTGAAAAGCATTTCGAAGTAGTGAAATCACAAATCGAAGAATCACTTTTTGATCTTTCAGCTGAAGATTTCGGTAAACTAGTTCTTGCTTACGAACCTGTATGGGCAATTGGAACAGGGAAAACAGCCACTCCTGATCAAGCTCAGGAGATGCATGCATTTATCCGTAAGACAATTGCTGAAAAGTATGGCAACGAAGTTGCTGAGAACTGTTCTATACTTTATGGAGGTAGTGCAAATGCAGGCAACGCGAAAGAACTATTCTCAAATCCTGATGTAGATGGAGGTTTAATAGGTGGAGCTTCGCTGGGTGTTGACAAATTCATGCCAATAATTGAAGCTTTTTAA
- a CDS encoding BT_3928 family protein, with protein sequence MKQKIVLEKIIVELSRVIVGATFAFSGFVKAVDPLGFTYKMQDYLISLNLEGLFSIALTLAIIMVVAEFVLGVFLLLGINSKVTTRLIGLFMVFFTPLTFWIALTNPVADCGCFGDALVISNWVSFYKNIILFAGIAFLVIKWKKITPLFSSKKAAIASFFIILYGLLFSLHNTYNLPIIDFRPYKIGANIPDQMFVDPDKADIYETIFIYSKDGVEKEFSESDYPWNDSSWIFIDMETRLVKEGIKPAIEDFAIESLYLDESGEWNVGGDITDLILSDTTYTFIMVSYSLEKMSERYLPRFNDIVNYADEKGYPFYLLTASSTNSVKEWEAKHNTGVQFCHADERTLKTMIRANPGLMLIKEGTVINKWDDSKVPSPENLLIKKPDQGKGTELLISIILFFVPLLILKVSYRKK encoded by the coding sequence GTGAAACAGAAAATTGTTTTAGAAAAAATTATAGTAGAACTGTCCCGAGTGATAGTTGGAGCTACATTTGCATTTTCCGGCTTTGTAAAAGCTGTGGATCCACTTGGTTTCACTTATAAAATGCAAGATTACCTCATCTCTCTTAATCTTGAAGGCCTTTTTTCAATTGCACTCACGTTAGCTATCATAATGGTAGTTGCAGAGTTCGTTTTAGGAGTGTTTCTTCTTCTAGGGATAAACAGTAAAGTGACTACCAGACTTATAGGGTTATTTATGGTGTTTTTTACTCCACTGACTTTTTGGATTGCTTTAACAAATCCTGTTGCAGATTGTGGTTGTTTTGGTGATGCACTGGTTATTAGTAACTGGGTCTCATTCTATAAAAACATCATACTTTTTGCAGGAATTGCTTTTTTGGTAATTAAATGGAAAAAGATTACTCCACTGTTCTCATCAAAAAAAGCTGCGATTGCTTCTTTTTTTATTATTCTATATGGACTGCTCTTTTCTCTGCACAACACTTATAATCTACCAATTATTGACTTCCGTCCATATAAAATAGGAGCAAATATCCCAGATCAGATGTTTGTTGATCCTGATAAAGCAGATATATACGAGACTATATTCATATATAGTAAGGATGGTGTTGAGAAAGAGTTTAGCGAGTCGGATTACCCATGGAATGATTCATCATGGATTTTTATAGATATGGAAACTCGTTTGGTAAAAGAGGGAATAAAACCAGCGATAGAGGATTTCGCAATTGAATCTTTATATTTGGATGAGTCCGGTGAGTGGAATGTAGGGGGAGATATTACAGATTTAATTCTTTCAGATACCACATATACATTCATCATGGTTTCATATTCACTAGAAAAAATGTCTGAAAGGTATCTTCCCAGGTTTAATGATATTGTAAATTATGCTGATGAAAAAGGGTATCCATTTTATCTTCTTACTGCATCATCAACTAACTCTGTAAAAGAGTGGGAGGCTAAGCATAATACTGGAGTTCAGTTTTGTCATGCCGACGAGAGAACTTTGAAAACAATGATTAGGGCTAACCCCGGATTAATGTTAATAAAAGAGGGTACTGTAATCAATAAATGGGATGATAGCAAAGTGCCATCACCTGAAAATCTGTTAATTAAAAAACCTGATCAGGGAAAAGGGACTGAGTTATTAATATCTATAATCCTCTTTTTCGTACCTTTGTTAATTCTTAAGGTGTCATACAGAAAAAAGTAA
- a CDS encoding DUF1599 domain-containing protein, producing MNITNIQFDEVAGICRDIFARKLQDYGASWRILRPTSVTDQIFIKANRIRTLETKKEKMVDEGIFPEFIAIVNYGIIGLIQLKLGFADTVDITNEKALELYDGFLENTKQLMYAKNHDYDEAWRSMRVSSYTDLILMKIYRTKEIECNDGQTLISEGVDANYMDMINYAIFGLIKLHFPEDCTDSNKQVNDLH from the coding sequence ATGAATATAACTAATATTCAGTTCGACGAAGTAGCTGGAATATGTCGCGATATCTTTGCCCGTAAATTACAAGATTATGGAGCCTCTTGGCGAATATTACGACCAACTTCTGTTACAGATCAAATTTTTATCAAGGCAAACAGAATTCGTACACTTGAAACCAAAAAAGAGAAGATGGTTGATGAAGGTATTTTTCCTGAATTCATTGCAATAGTTAATTATGGGATTATCGGACTCATCCAGCTTAAATTAGGATTTGCAGATACTGTTGATATTACAAACGAGAAAGCGCTTGAGTTATATGACGGGTTTCTTGAAAATACTAAACAACTGATGTATGCTAAGAATCATGATTATGATGAAGCATGGCGAAGCATGAGAGTAAGCTCCTACACAGATCTCATCCTTATGAAAATATACCGTACTAAAGAGATTGAGTGCAACGACGGTCAAACGTTGATATCTGAAGGAGTAGATGCAAATTATATGGACATGATAAACTATGCAATTTTTGGATTGATTAAACTTCATTTCCCGGAAGATTGTACCGATTCAAATAAGCAGGTTAATGATCTGCATTGA
- a CDS encoding peptidoglycan DD-metalloendopeptidase family protein, producing the protein MEIYNLFSKARVLLPAALMFVSLNSFSQVKQESAEKSRPEVNYKQVHSSNLNEKQSLFADGLKLKLDLSVLDDAEEQREEFNPNDIPADDLYGGMWENRYVNMYGSLKNAPDTFIVDLDNFTMPADGHMTSNFGRRGSRRYHYGIDIKAQTGDTIYAAFDGKIRVKRFERSGYGYYLVIRHVNGLETVYGHLSKFLVEENDFVKSGQPIGLAGNTGRSFGSHLHFETRFLGKPINPNFIIDFPNKTVHKDEYLVTNSSYKKTNSSSRSVIRTSEDSNNYKEPENASNKFVSGEVQYHRIQKGDTLGAISKRYGTSVSKLCTLNNMTTKTVLRVGKSIRVS; encoded by the coding sequence ATGGAGATATATAATTTGTTTTCAAAAGCAAGAGTTTTACTACCGGCAGCCTTGATGTTTGTTTCATTAAACTCATTCTCACAAGTTAAACAGGAGTCTGCTGAAAAAAGCAGACCAGAAGTTAATTATAAGCAAGTACATAGTTCAAACTTAAATGAAAAGCAGAGTCTGTTTGCTGATGGACTTAAGCTTAAACTTGATTTGTCTGTACTGGATGATGCTGAAGAGCAAAGAGAGGAATTTAATCCAAATGATATACCTGCTGATGATTTATACGGGGGTATGTGGGAAAACAGATATGTCAATATGTATGGCAGTCTTAAGAATGCGCCGGATACATTTATAGTAGATTTGGATAATTTTACCATGCCTGCTGATGGACACATGACATCCAACTTTGGAAGAAGAGGTAGTCGTCGTTATCACTATGGTATTGATATAAAGGCTCAGACAGGAGACACTATTTATGCTGCATTCGACGGCAAAATCAGAGTTAAGCGTTTTGAAAGAAGTGGTTATGGTTATTATTTGGTTATCAGACATGTGAATGGACTGGAAACAGTTTACGGACACCTTTCAAAGTTTCTGGTTGAAGAGAATGATTTTGTTAAGTCTGGTCAGCCTATAGGACTTGCTGGAAATACTGGACGTTCATTTGGTTCACATCTGCATTTTGAAACACGTTTCTTGGGTAAACCAATCAACCCCAATTTTATTATAGACTTCCCAAATAAAACTGTTCACAAGGATGAGTATCTTGTTACCAATTCAAGTTACAAGAAAACAAATTCCAGCAGCAGATCAGTAATAAGAACATCGGAAGATAGTAATAATTACAAAGAGCCTGAAAATGCTTCCAATAAGTTTGTATCAGGAGAAGTACAGTATCACAGAATACAAAAGGGAGATACATTGGGCGCTATTTCCAAACGTTATGGTACTAGTGTAAGTAAACTATGTACTTTAAACAATATGACTACAAAAACAGTACTGCGTGTAGGTAAATCTATACGAGTCTCATAA
- the ndk gene encoding nucleoside-diphosphate kinase — MQVTLVILKPSAIQRAILGEVISRFEKKGLQIVGMKMINLSDEVLKIHYSHLVNKPFYGRIKDSMQASPVVVMALKGVDAVNVVRKITGVTNGRDAQPGTIRGDYSISVQENIVHASDSYETAQTELARFFTTDEIFDYPQINIQSIYANDEY, encoded by the coding sequence ATGCAGGTAACATTAGTAATTCTGAAGCCCTCCGCTATTCAGCGAGCAATACTGGGAGAAGTCATCTCTCGGTTTGAAAAAAAAGGCCTCCAGATTGTAGGAATGAAAATGATTAACCTGTCGGATGAGGTACTGAAGATTCACTATTCTCATTTAGTAAACAAACCTTTTTATGGGCGTATTAAAGATTCAATGCAGGCTAGCCCTGTAGTTGTTATGGCACTAAAAGGAGTTGATGCTGTGAATGTTGTAAGGAAAATCACCGGAGTGACAAATGGAAGAGATGCTCAGCCTGGCACGATCCGGGGAGACTATAGCATTAGTGTCCAGGAAAATATAGTACATGCTTCTGATTCTTATGAAACTGCACAAACCGAATTAGCACGATTCTTTACTACAGATGAAATCTTTGATTATCCGCAAATAAATATTCAGAGTATTTATGCAAACGATGAATATTAA